In Candidatus Pantoea floridensis, the genomic window CGCAGCAGCTGCACGCCTTCCGGCGCTTCCAGCCATGACACCATCAATGGCGCAGCCTGGCTCTGCTGCTGGCGACCTAGCGTATACAGCGTGTCGCGATCAAAGGGCGCATTCACCAGCTTGTCATCGCACTCACGCACCTGATTGCCACCCAGCCAATGGCCCTGACGCAGCAATACACGGCCTTCAAGTAACGCATTGCTCTGATCCAACATGCGCTGCGCATCAAAACGATACAACTCTACACTATCGGCGCTAACCGCTTCACGTCGTCCCGCCAGCTGGCGCTGCATAAAATTGAGGTTACCCTGATGATCGAAGCGTAAAGTGACATCATCCGGCTGCGCGCCAGCAAGATGCCTTTCCACGCTAACCAGCTGTTGCTGCTGCCAGCTGTAATCGGTTGTCTCCATCGCGTCGCCATTAAATGGCGTGAAGACGGTGCGAAGATGAACGGCTTGATGGTCGCTATTCTTGCGCCAGATGCGTACGGTGCCGCGGTCGGCCAGATAGCCGCTCGCCGTAAAGGCAGGAAGATCGGGGGTGGAGCTACAACCCGTAAGAAGCGCACCCCATAACAGGGCACAAACGCGCTGACTAATCTGATTCAGCATGGCCGCTCCCGGCAACAAAAAGGGGCGATAACGCCCCCTCTTTTAAAGCTAAACCGCAATGCGGAAACTTACTTAACAGCGTCTTTCAGAGCTTTGCCTGAAACGAATGCTGGCACGTTAGCTGCAGCGATTTTGATCTCTTTGCCAGTCTGCGGGTTGCGACCAGTACGCTCATTGCGGTGGTTCACTTTAAAAGTACCAAAACCAACCAGTTGTACAGCATCACCTTCTTTCAGAGACTCAGTGATCGCAGCCAGGGTAGATTCCAGCGCAGTTTTAGCCTGGGTTTTAGACAGGTCAGCTTTCTCTGCGATCACATCAATCAGTTGAGTCTTGTTCATAAGTTATCCTTAAAGTGTATTTATCGCTTGCTAAGCAACGAGTGCGAGGGAAAAGCCATTCTCAGGCCTTGTTCAGCCAGCACGCACCGATAGCCACAATTTTCAGCCCCCCAAATGTAGACCAGACAGGGGGCCCATGTGAAGCCTCCAGGCGCGGTAATTCGGGCCTGAAGTCACGTTTTCTTGCCTTATTGCTGAAAAAGTATACCGATGTTACTGATTCCCGCTTCACGCAGGTCTGCACGCAGTCCTTTAATCAATTCCAGGTCGCGCTCCTCGCACTCTGACAGCAGGCGGAAAATCTCCCACTGCAGGTCCCATTCATCGATGACCGCCTGATTTTCACGCAGCTCTTCGTCGGTCATTTCACGACCGGCCTGGGTCATTTCCAGAATCGCCACGGTGGTAATCGAGGTGCGGCTCACTTCCACCGCGTGCTCCAGCGTTTCACCGCTGAGCTGGGCATGCAGCAGTTCACTTAATGCCACACAGGCATCGATCGCCGGATGCACGCCGTAAACCTCGAAATCGTCACCGTCAGGGATGGCAGCC contains:
- a CDS encoding DUF1481 domain-containing protein, with product MLNQISQRVCALLWGALLTGCSSTPDLPAFTASGYLADRGTVRIWRKNSDHQAVHLRTVFTPFNGDAMETTDYSWQQQQLVSVERHLAGAQPDDVTLRFDHQGNLNFMQRQLAGRREAVSADSVELYRFDAQRMLDQSNALLEGRVLLRQGHWLGGNQVRECDDKLVNAPFDRDTLYTLGRQQQSQAAPLMVSWLEAPEGVQLLRVTSDDECSWQPKESDF
- the hupA gene encoding nucleoid-associated protein HU-alpha — translated: MNKTQLIDVIAEKADLSKTQAKTALESTLAAITESLKEGDAVQLVGFGTFKVNHRNERTGRNPQTGKEIKIAAANVPAFVSGKALKDAVK
- a CDS encoding YjaG family protein, which encodes MLQNPVHLRLAKLESWQHMTFMACLCERMFPNYWAFCQQTEFADPQLYRRILDLIWESLTVKDAKINFDGQLEKFEAAIPDGDDFEVYGVHPAIDACVALSELLHAQLSGETLEHAVEVSRTSITTVAILEMTQAGREMTDEELRENQAVIDEWDLQWEIFRLLSECEERDLELIKGLRADLREAGISNIGILFQQ